TAGGCCCTCAGCCGACCCAAGTCCTCCACAGCCTCTGGGGCCAGGAGGATCTTGTAGGGCATTCCGGCCAGACTATAGCCAGAATCTGGCGGATCGCGCCAGCTTCGAACAGCCGGAGCCCGATAGGCGGGCGCGGGGCCGCGACGTCGACGTCATCGCGGCCGACCGTTACGAGCCCTGATGCCTCCAGGCGGGCCGCGCGGCCGGTCGGGGATGCGGGGGGACACCCGTTCCCGCCGCTTCCAGGTAGGCGAGCCGGTAGCGCAGCACGCGCTCGAGGTACTCGCGCGTCTCGGGAATCGGCGGCACGCCGCCGCATTCGTCCACGCGGCGGACGCCGGCGTTGTAGGCGGCGAGGGCCAGCTCGAGATCGTACCCGTAGCGGTCGAGCAGCTCGCGCAGGTGCCGGCAGCCGGCCTCGATGTTCTCGCGCGGCAGGAAGACGTTGCTCACCAGGTGCTCGGCCGCCGTCGCGGGCATGAGCTGCATCAGGCCGCGGGCGCCCTTCGGCGAGACCGCCAGACGGTCGAAGTCGGACTCGGCCCTGATCACCGCCTTGACGAGCGCGTACTCGAGGTCGTGACGCCCGGCGGCCTCGCGGATCAGGGCATCGTACTCGGTCGGCTCGACGCGGATCCGGCCCGGCCTCCCCGCCGGCGCGAGCAGCGCACCCGCCCTCCGCAGGTGATCGACGTGGAAGCAGCGGCTGTAGTCCGCGAGCTCCTCGGTGCCGACATCGTTCGTCGCCTGCGCCACGGTGCTCACCTCGAGGCGACCTTCCTCGCAGCGCATCGCCGTGTCGAAGGAGCGGACGCGGGTCCAGCTCGAGAGCGGCGCCTGCGGATCCCGCGGCCCTTTCCCCTCGGGCACCGGCGGAGCCATCAGGAACCAGGCCCCGAGCAGCACGACTCCACGTCGCCGACCCGGCATAGGGGCGCTCTCTACCACACGAGGGGCACCCGCCGTCCAGAGAAATCGGCGGGCCCGCGGGG
The sequence above is a segment of the Deltaproteobacteria bacterium genome. Coding sequences within it:
- a CDS encoding lytic transglycosylase domain-containing protein translates to MAPPVPEGKGPRDPQAPLSSWTRVRSFDTAMRCEEGRLEVSTVAQATNDVGTEELADYSRCFHVDHLRRAGALLAPAGRPGRIRVEPTEYDALIREAAGRHDLEYALVKAVIRAESDFDRLAVSPKGARGLMQLMPATAAEHLVSNVFLPRENIEAGCRHLRELLDRYGYDLELALAAYNAGVRRVDECGGVPPIPETREYLERVLRYRLAYLEAAGTGVPPHPRPAARPAWRHQGS